Proteins encoded within one genomic window of Vespula vulgaris chromosome 16, iyVesVulg1.1, whole genome shotgun sequence:
- the LOC127069634 gene encoding ubiquitin carboxyl-terminal hydrolase 34 isoform X1 has translation MCDVCADFHDLLLSYDDRTSKEQDVLTTLCVADVDTTLHYVNQWVQRQCMCCYREIKNFDRFIRLTQSIVLCTLQQLQTIQQDGQQDNTKESVKEEKDEEESTNKGNTSDTNQTSSWSQQDREKLFHLLSKIFLLNFPLYIAMKHGGAINPLAPVKDEGGYCEPHDPEVPAPLIRAVSIFCHQGGFNLMSGCFDMENTLPVSLAHSMVAVICNLKLWLNYGSVIQLFIPLRSRVMKYMCRLGDKELRTPAVRTMADFMWSAVKDPIDAVLPSFDRDGLDLAFKYFTSTTLTMRLAGVAQINAHITAFNELCNSETVAEVEQVGHALAAWLTDNNIIAHIFGPNLHVEVIKQSHIVLSFLAMEGRITSSDMDTIWQAAQLKHCGRPVYDLLAPLVKHLAPTPVLHLYSLLGKLEPKDHTEQSLFLASALIKFIWTSGGSGYSRGLTMKNREILRGSSGVGGSSSSDPSGMDGSSPDEDEEEPSPTLSDGPSPRKQARGDSSDGEGPFKGKSLESIPVESNLNEVEDPVSEKSECTTELTKDTSSNALQDDTKDKQSCSDVEADTEKSNTEEPVIHEKKKRKVLRKRKKPQKRSITTIEKTLEDIVGQEGSIKSKELLTSKSRTEDVLDGSLESGTLTSLDESKVVDTLDRVKQQAMALDPTDQQVPTTASLLRRANKNKYMSLVGHNVDRAPDSADTSHDEDDSDVAGVLAAADGPGAVISELAGLVHASGPTFLPSGLDEMLSDEEGSYSSRISNKSEKNMADFDGEESGCEEELAQLAARHLTAIQMQAYHPHHSHPTMTIRRSVCRPPQVRTVRQAVSRLNSQFNLETVCKPGNTLLWDLLQDDKIGQLGEGLALEAEKALCNLLCFNVDRLIPMKFIEGCLENLATNHSVVVSLRLLPKLLASFQQFGAMDAHTITTWADRERGMMKHFFNNLKTCTSNGPKSSLYSHQTEIQVRLQFLSSIFSPLGSPDCFRLSLEQVDILWQCLSQDSTCADELFSWLLSQAKSTEQHALGMDTLKHLCMRKLPSLPPETISMTGLSLFQQLCNLARLAAAHLDRPLRDVDSVGMDFLWKIALKAKSTDVSMAAIQYLNGYYISRQLSQEAEFVSQCMMHLAAASADLEINEEASLRCIQRALLLLRTHLEVFRKRYAYHLRRWILEGRGAGSHMAMSMSEKGQHIRIFVQPAGIPEKTRFTLLNTDYVADLRAEVAKWWDDTQNNQEKAATSTNVTQNANSVLGSLLTDGPIRMITQGQELTIDFDEKTLQEMGFKDGQLVFISPGAGRNNTGRCNKRDMDSPSLLPPPPRESLPTLLLLRPQYFEQLFTLMRTLSAMKVTVKGGQEIPHTKAQVLSRRVWDTLTLLPTSPTLLRGFQKLGETSLPDLLDPASPQKLMYSLYIVESLSRRGTECQQSSVSSALSSSPIHEGGGDADDNHDEKEKDIPWSTVFVQHGGLRHLFDIFMSECLEQGDGSEWQQDCLASLLKQLCYLGVVREEKKRKADKLLIPKLSDAMLSMMNVNTVMPRITSILNEASLPRDPNHYKTGVFGRSQVIHYTMALLVCWVHSDPVVKQSLFSSSEPFGKTWLRRLVLEDPEPAVRREVCTAFYRLCLGTTGTENDNSEPSGLIVPMLNTLLEHLVIAEAMQPSHRKPDLPLHLHPVLDDGKEPYGPACRDYFWLVCRLVDSLPREVIKDVSDDLSNGTIDLEALAIRVIDSIINREHLEMRHNTVEDDGLVGLLNLACNIMTHNPPCKQGKIGQNLLHEVFDFLFALPNPRSKHVPKCKSQVSRSAAFDLLVELVKSAPDNYYILHEKLLTQHRPGPHSPYPWDYWPHEDGRSDCGYVGLTNLGATCYMASCMQHLYMMPQARISILGADCNRANKHQLTLRELQRMFAYLLESERKAYNPRSFCRVYTMNHEPLNTGEQKDMAEFFIDLVSKLEEMTSDLKNLVKTLFCGVISNNVVSLDCEHVSRTLEEFYTVRCQVADMRNLYESLDEVTVKDTLEGDNMYTCSQCGKKARAEKRACFKKLPHILCFNTMRYTFNMGTMLKEKVNTHFSFPLRLDMSGYVEKKLMPQHYQEERKASANIKIENKEHTALDGEEEEEMEHYQYDLIGVTVHTGTADGGHYYSFIRDRTSPNKDKWFLFNDAEVKPFDPNQIAAECFGGEMTSKTYDSVTDKFMDFSFEKTNSAYMLFYEWCTDPGDQLKEEEATVSSPTSLRSSLLSHKQTNKLPPLELNKELEDWIWQDNMHFLQDKNIFEHTYFTFMWQICGYIPQTLLSVQPDITEMSAELSTSFFMETFIHAKEKPTMVQWVELLTKQFNGSPGACARFLERMASNSWWPIQILVKCPNQMVRQMFQRLCIHVIQRLRATEAPLYLLCDEENDLTTVGTRSCVTRFVRMLLSLMEHAKQHLKHLTEYFSFLYEFSKMGEEETLFLIRVQAISTMVNFYLGHKTHEFVDAVSEEEEEEEIVTVPTDKLRPASLDKMITLIATLVERSRGPDHRLTLSPTDLSAVAGGKGFPFLYQQTRDVINLNQTRNLIQSLCRWNDRLAIHIVTMIFQAITKHTDVCQPFFKLLTLLTESSGPSGLPCMTQLILGRVWEAARVAPHGALEWLALAVTRSKLAHAWVLQGLDTWLQHFLLEHSNQRVRSAAAFLLVSLVPSTHFRQGYRSAHRLGLGCNTSRELQLSPEATLILHQIYTALLRLLQPARHYIDLQTHGTMKLTAYFALLTYCVVSKTEKLMFGQYLNDLWTLFHPKLSEPSIPVHHNKQAVLLFWYHVCSDCPENVAMILHNPHITKNIAFNYILADHEDQDVVLFNRVMLPAYYGLLRVCCQQSRTFTRQLAAHQNIQWAFKNITPHPTQYSTAVDELFKLMQLLVARHPDQTEQEEAEIASFRRGTLSSYLQGLDGRSCWATLISAFRILIESDDDRLYVVYNGGLSMALEAFHMLHIMYHEATACHVAGDLAELIAIIVELVRCIRTARDGPDARNILANCKEWPDVLRKLATLLNTYNPPDMRNLAIDLLKELVMLVPADAILVLAPLLSHCHAALQESHAAVPPGPYLPRRSTPPGKMPTRPARPMVQMAVPHSQLEASRGVDPEYDSALLEFYLPYHELIDVMCRLAINNDCMTETLVNLSAMLGFEGVPLHLALFPRLWLDVHAATHIDRKHIASLLCSSYTVDYVDAVLLDERSSLGVPAIHAFLKTFFPKLANHVLTEQTCLLIDNLVSSMTAMVEAVDIQASAHRLTGDLRALALVYSSSTRLKPPTSLQSALETLLSRTRTIKVKESNQQEIEAPSKKHIEDKNIVEQNDTSPDSIDEKTSSRHKDNAQMETISTNAGSISTNLITTVTSNSCTNQLRCSLTNMSRLEMLEKTIVDLQMIVQLQPKNN, from the exons ATGTGTGATGTGTGCGCTGACTTTCATGATCTTCTGCTCTCTT ATGATGATCGAACATCAAAAGAGCAAGATGTATTAACTACTTTATGTGTAGCAGATGTGGACACTACTTTGCATTATGTTAACCAATGGGTACAAAG ACAATGTATGTGTTGTTatcgagaaattaaaaactttgatCGATTTATAAGACTGACTCAAAGTATTGTTCTCTGTACATTACAACAATTACAAACTATACAACAAGATGGACAGCAAGATAATACAAAAGAGTCagtcaaagaagaaaaagacgaggAAGAGAGCACAAATAAAGGAAATACAAGCGATACAAATCAAACATCTAGTTGGTCTCAacaagatagagaaaaattatttcatcttctctccaaaatttttttacttaattttcCTCTCTATATTGCAATGAAACATGGAGGTGCTATAAATCCATTAGCTCCAGTGAAG GATGAAGGAGGTTATTGTGAACCTCATGACCCTGAAGTACCAGCACCTTTGATTCGTGCAGTATCTATATTTTGTCATCAAGGtggttttaatttaatgtctGGTTGTTTTGATATGGAGAATACACTGCCTGTCAGCCTTGCACATTCTATGGTTGCagtaatttgtaatttaaaacTTTGGTTGAACTATGGTAGtgttattcaattatttatacctCTACGTAGTCGAGTTATGAAGTACATGTGCCGATTAGGAGATAAAGAATTACGCACACCAGCAGTCAGAACTATGGCAg ATTTCATGTGGAGTGCAGTTAAAGATCCAATAGATGCAGTATTGCCAAGCTTTGATCGAGATGGATTAGACTTGGCCTTCAAATATTTTACCAGCACAACTTTGACTATGAGATTGGCAGGAGTAGCTCAAATTAATGCTCATATTACTGCATTTAATGAACTTTGTAATAGTGAAACAGTTGCTGAAGTTGAACAAGTAGGCCATGCGCTAGCTGCATGGTTGactgataataatatcatagCTCATATATTTGGACCAAATTTACATGTAGAAGTTATTAAACAAAGTCATATTGTATTAAGTTTCTTAGCTATGGAAGGTAGAATTACATCTTCAGATATGGATACCATTTGGCAAGCTGCACAGTTAAAACATTGTGGTCGTCCAGTATATGATTTATTGGCACCATTAGTGAAACATTTAGCACCCACACCTGTTCTTCACTTATATTCTTTACTAGGAAAGTTAGAACCTAAGGATCATACAGAGCAAAGTTTGTTTTTAGCATCAgcattgataaaatttatatggaCATCTGGTGGTTCGGGTTATTCAAGAGGTTTAACTatgaaaaacagagaaatttTAAGAGGTTCAAGTGGTGTTGGaggaagtagtagtagtgatcCAAGTGGTATGGATGGTAGTAGTCCtgatgaagatgaagaggaaCCTAGTCCTACTTTATCCGACGGTCCATCTCCGAGGAAACAAGCAAGAGGAGATAGCAGTGATGGAGAag GTCCATTTAAAGGTAAAAGTTTAGAAAGCATCCCTGTTGaatcaaatttaaatgaaGTAGAAGACCCTGTTTCTGAAAAATCCGAATGTACTACTGAACTAACAAAAGACACATCTTCAAATGCATTGCAAGATGATACAAAGGATAAGCAAAGCTGTTCTGATGTAGAAGCAGATACAGAAAAGTCAAATACCGAAGAACCAGTAAtccatgaaaagaaaaaaagaaaagtattacgaaaaagaaagaaacctcAAAAACGATCAATAACAACAATTGAAAaaacattggaagatattgttGGTCAAGAAGGTAGCATAAAGTCTAAAGAATTATTGACTAGTAAAAGTAGAACAGAAGATGTATTAGATGGTAGCTTAGAATCTGGTACACTTACCTCATTGGATGAATCAAAAGTCGTTGATACTCTTGATCGAGTCAAACAACAGGCCATGGCTTTAGATCCAACTGATCAACAAGTACCAACAACAGCATCTTTGTTGAGAAGggcaaacaaaaataaatatatgtcatTAGTAGGCCATAATGTAGACAGAGCACCTGATTCTGCAGATACATCTCATGATGAAGATGATAGCGATGTAGCAGGAGTACTAGCTGCTGCAGATGGTCCAGGAGCTGTTATATCTGAACTTGCTGGATTAGTTCATGCGAGCGGACCTACTTTCTTACCTTCTGGTTTAGATGAAATGCTTTCAGATGAAGAAGGTTCTTATAGTAGTAGAATATCTaataaaagtgagaaaaatatGGCAGATTTTGATGGCGAAGAAAGTGGTTGTGAAGAAGAATTAGCACAACTGGCAGCACGTCACTTGACAGCTATTCAAATGCAAGCCTATCATCCACATCATTCTCATCCAACTATGACTATTAGAAGATCTGTATGTCGTCCTCCACAAGTGCGAACAGTCCGTCAAGCGGTATCAAGATTGAATTCtcaatttaatttagaaaCGGTATGCAAACCAGGAAATACATTATTGTGGGATCTTTTGCAAGATGATAAAATTGGTCAACTGGGAGAAGGATTAGCATTAGAAGCGGAAAAAGCATTGTGTAATTTACTGTGTTTTAATGTTGACCGTTTAATACCAATGAAATTCATTGAAGGTTGCTTAGAAAATTTAGCGACTAATCATTCTGTAGTTGTATCTTTAAGATTATTACCAAAGTTACTTGCAAGCTTTCAACAATTTGGTGCAATGGATGCACATACCATCACGACATGGGCTGATCGTGAACGTGGTAtgatgaaacatttttttaataatttgaaaacgTGTACTAGTAATGGACCAAAAAGTAGTTTATACTCGCATCAAACGGAAATTCAAGTtagattacaatttttatcttcaattttttcaCCTTTGGGTTCACCGGATTGTTTTCGCCTAAGTCTTGAACAAGTGGACATATTATGGCAATGCTTATCCCAGGATTCAACGTGTGCTGATGAACTTTTTAGTTGGTTATTAAGTCAAGCAAAATCTACAGAGCAACATGCTCTTGGAATGGATACATTGAAACATTTATGTATGCGTAAACTTCCAAGTTTGCCACCTGAAACTATAAGCATGACAGGTCTTAGTCTTTTCCAACAATTATGCAATTTAGCACGTTTAGCTGCTGCACATTTGGATAGACCTTTAAGAGATGTTGACTCAGTTGGAATGGATTTCCTGTGGAAAATTGCTTTGAAGGCAAAGAGCACAGATGTCAGTATGGCTGctattcaatatttaaatgGTTATTACATATCTAGACAATTGTCTCAGGAAGCTGAATTTGTTTCACAATGTATGATGCATCTTGCTGCAGCTAGTGCagatttagaaataaatgaagaagcTAGTTTACGTTGTATACAAAGAGCACTGCTTTTACTAAGAACACATCTAGAAGTATTCAGGAAACGCTATGCATATCATTTACGTCGTTGGATACTGGAAGGTAGAGGTGCGGGAAGTCATATGGCTATGAGTATGTCAGAAAAAGGACAACATATAAGAATTTTTGTCCAACCTGCTGGAATACCCGAAAAAACAAGGTTTACCCTTTTAAATACTGATTATGTTGCAGATTTGAGAGCAGAAGTTGCTAAGTGGTGGGATGATACACaaaataatcaagaaaaagCAGCTACTTCTACAAATGTGACACAAAATGCTAATTCAGTTTTAGGATCTCTTCTTACTGATGGCCCAATTAGAATGATTACGCAAGGTCAAGAATTAACTATCGACTTTGATGAAAAGACTTTGCAAGAAATGGGTTTTAAAGATGGACAATTAGTCTTTATTTCACCTGGTGCAGGTCGTAATAATACTGGTCGATGTAATAAAAGAGATATGGATTCACCGTCTCTGTTACCTCCACCACCAAGAGAATCATTACCAACTCTTCTTCTATTGCGGCCACAGTACTTTGAACAGCTTTTTACATTGATGAGAACACTTAGTGCTATGAAGGTCACAGTAAAAGGAGGTCAAGAAATTCCACATACAAAAGCTCAGGTTCTTTCTAGAAGAGTCTGGGATACATTAACCTTACTTCCTACTAGTCCGACATTATTGAGAGGCTTTCAAAAATTGGGAGAGACATCTTTACCTGATTTATTGGATCCTGCCAGTCCTCAAAAATTAATGTATTCTTTGTATATAGTAGAATCTTTAAGTAGAAGAGGAACAGAATGTCAGCAATCCTCTGTTTCTTCCGCTTTAAGTTCATCACCTATACATGAAGGTGGTGGTGATGCAGATGATAATCatgatgagaaagaaaaggatatacCGTGGTCAACAGTGTTTGTTCAACATGGAGGTTTGCGGCAtttgtttgatatttttatgtcTGAATGTTTGGAACAAGGAGATGGTAGTGAATGGCAACAAGATTGTCTTGCAAGCTTATTAAAGCAATTATGTTATCTTGGTGTTGtcagagaagagaagaaacgtaaAGCAGATAAATTATTGATACCTAAACTTAGTGATGCGATGCTTTCTATGATGAATGTTAATACTGTTATGCCGAGAATAACAAGTATTTTGAATGAGGCATCTTTACCACGTGACCCAAATCATTACAAAACAGGTGTGTTTGGTAGATCTCAAGTTATCCATTATACTATGGCATTGTTAGTATGCTGGGTACATAGTGATCCAGTTGTAAAACAAAGCTTATTTTCATCATCTGAACCTTTTGGAAAAACTTGGTTACGTCGTCTTGTATTGGAAGATCCTGAGCCAGCTGTACGAAGAGAAGTGTGTACTGCTTTCTATAGATTATGCTTAGGAACAACAGGAACAGAAAACGATAATTCTGAACCCTCTGGTCTTATTGTACCAATGCTAAACACATTACTTGAACATCTTGTGATCGCAGAAGCTATGCAACCTTCTCACAGAAAGCCAGATTTACCATTACATTTACATCCTGTTCTTGATGATGGCAAGGAACCATATGGGCCTGCTTGTAGAGATTATTTTTGGCTTGTATGTCGTTTAGTCGATTCTCTTCCACGAGAAGTTATTAAAGATGTCTCAGATGATTTGTCTAATGGGACCATAGACTTAGAAGCTTTGGCAATCAGAGTTATTGATTCTATTATTAACAGAGAACATCTCGAAATGCGACATAACACAGTGGAAGATGATGGTTTGGTTGGTTTATTAAATCTTGCATGTAATATCATGACGCATAATCCACCTTGCAAGCAAGGGAAAATTGggcaaaatttattacatgaagtatttgattttttatttgcattgCCAAATCCTCGATCAAAACATGTTCCCAAATGTAAAAGTCAAGTTTCTAGATCAGCAGCATTTGATTTATTAGTTGAGCTTGTAAAATCTGCAccagataattattatatacttcatGAGAAATTGTTAACTCAACATAGGCCTGGTCCACATTCTCCATATCCATGGGATTACTGGCCACACGAAGATGGACGATCAGATTGTGGATATGTAGGACTTACAAATTTAGGTGCAACATGTTATATGGCTAGTTGTATGCAACATCTTTACATGATGCCTCAAGCACGTATTTCTATCTTAGGAGCTGATTGCAATAGAGCTAATAAACATCAGCTGACATTACGTGAATTACAACGAATGTTTGCATATTTATTGGAATCTGAGAGAAAAGCATACAATCCTAGAAGTTTCTGTCGCGTGTATACTATGAATCATGAACCCTTAAATACGGGAGAACAGAAAGATATGGCAGAGTTTTTTATAGATCTCGTATCTAAGTTAGAAGAAATGACGAgcgatttgaaaaatttagtAAAAACTTTATTTTGTGGAGTAATATCGAATAATGTGGTCTCGCTAGATTGCGAACATGTAAGCCGTACACTTGAGGAATTTTATACAGTTCGTTGTCAAGTAGCTGATATGAGAAATCTCTATGAAAGTTTAGATGAGGTAACTGTCAAAGACACTCTAGAAGGAGATAATATGTACACGTGTTCTCAATGTGGCAAAAAAGCAAGAGCAGAGAAGAGAGCATGCTTTAAAAAACTTCCacatatattatgttttaatACAATGagatatacttttaatatGGGCACTATGCTTAAAGAGAAAGTTAACACACATTTTAGTTTTCCTTTAAGATTGGATATGTCGGGATACgtagagaaaaaattgatgCCGCAACATTAtcaagaggaaagaaaagcatCTGCTAATATCAAAATTGAGAATAAAGAACATACTGCCTTAGAtggcgaagaagaagaagaaatggaacATTATCAGTACGATTTAATTGGTGTTACTGTGCATACTGGTACAGCTGATGGAGGACATTACTATAGTTTTATTAGAGATCGTACTTCTCCTAATAAGGACAAAtggtttttatttaatgatgcTGAAGTTAAACCATTTGATCCAAATCAAATTGCAGCAGAATGTTTTGGTGGTGAGATGACCAGTAAAACATATGATTCTGTAACAGATAAATTCATGGATTTCAGTTTTGAGAAGACAAACTCAGCATACATGCTTTTCTATGAGTGGTGTACAGATCCTGGTGATCagttgaaagaagaagaagctacTGTTTCCAGCCCAACTAGTTTACGATCATCTTTGCTAAGTCATaagcaaacaaataaattaccACCTTTAGAACTAAATAAAGAGTTAGAAGATTGGATATGGCAAGATAATATGCACTTTTTGCaggacaaaaatatatttgagcATACCTACTTTACATTTATGTGGCAAATATGTGGTTACATACCACAAACATTACTTTCTGTTCAACCAGATATTACGGAAATGTCTGCTGAACTTTCAACCTCTTTTTTCATGGAAACATTTATTCATGCTAAAGAAAAACCTACCATGGTTCAATGGGTAGAATTACTTACAAAACAGTTTAATGGTTCACCTGGTGCATGCGCCAGATTTCTTGAAAGAATGGCTAGTAATTCATGGTGGCCTATACAAATATTAGTAAAATGTCCTAATCAAATGGTAAGACAAATGTTTCAAAGATTATGTATTCATGTCATTCAACGATTACGCGCTACAGAAGCACCTCTCTATCTGCTTTGTGATGAAGAAAACGATTTAACCACTGTTGGCACTCGATCGTGCGTTACAAGATTCGTTAGAATGCTTTTATCTTTGATGGAACATGCTAAGCAACATTTAAAACATCTTACAGAATACTTTAGTTTCTTATACGAGTTTAGTAAAATGGGAGAAGAGGAGACATTATTCCTTATACGAGTACAGGCTATTTCTACGATGGTAAACTTTTATCTAGGTCATAAAACACATGAGTTCGTTGACGCAGTtagcgaagaagaagaagaagaagaaattgtaACAGTACCAACAGATAAATTGAGACCAGCTTCGCTAGATAAGATGATTACACTAATAGCAACATTAGTTGAACGTAGTAGAGGACCGGATCATAG ATTAACTTTATCGCCAACAGATCTAAGTGCAGTAGCAGGAGGTAAAGGATTTCCATTTTTATATCAGCAAACACGAGATGTCATTAATTTGAATCAAACaagaaatttaattcaatCTTTGTGTCGATGGAATGATAGATTGGCTATACATATTGTGACAATGATTTTTCAAGCAATAACCAAACATACAGATGTTTGTCAACCGTTTTTCAAACTTTTGACTCTGCTTACCGAAAGTTCAGGTCCTAGTGGATTACCCTGTATGACACAATTAATTCTGGGTAGAGTATGGGAAGCAGCTAGAGTTGCACCTCATGGAGCTCTTGAATGGTTGGCTCTTGCTGTTACCAGAAGCAAACTTGCACATGCATGGGTTCTACAAGGATTAGACACTTGGTTGCaacattttcttcttgaaCATTCAAACCAAAGAGTTCGTTCTGCTGCTGCTTTCCTTTTAGTATCACTTGTACCTTCAACTCATTTTAGACAAGGATATCGCAGTGCTCATCGATTGGGATTAGGATGTAACACTTCTAGAGAACTTCAATTATCTCCAGAAGCTACATTAATATTGCACCAAATTTATACTGCACTTTTAAGATTATTGCAACCCGCAAGACATTATATTGATTTACAAACTCATGGTACAATGAAACTCACTGCCTATTTTGCATTGCTTACATATTGTGTTGTCTCTAAAACAGAGAAATTAATG TTTGggcaatatttaaatgatttatgGACATTATTTCATCCAAAGCTTTCGGAACCAAGCATTCCAGTACATCATAATAAGCAAgctgtattattattttggtATCATGTTTGTTCTGATTGTCCTGAAAATGTAGCCATGATACTTCATAATCCACATATAACCAAAAATATtgcatttaattatatact tGCCGATCACGAAGATCAAGATGTTGTATTATTCAACCGAGTAATGTTACCTGCTTATTACGGATTATTACGAGTTTGTTGTCAGCAATCACGAACATTTACGAGACAATTAGCTGCGCATCAAAATATACAATGggcttttaaaaatatcacacCGCATCCTACCCAATATTCTACT GCGGTAGATGAATTATTCAAATTGATGCAACTACTAGTTGCCAGGCATCCAGATCAAACAGAACAAGAAGAAGCTGAAATTGCATCATTTAGAAGAGGTACACTATCTTCGTACTTACAAGGGCTGGATGGTCGTTCCTGTTGGGCTACATTAATTTCTGCATTTCG GATTCTTATAGAATCGGACGATGATCGTTTGTATGTTGTATACAATGGAGGTCTAAGCATGGCTCTTGAAGCTTTTCACATGTTACATATAATGTACCATGAAGCAACTGCATGCCACGTGGCTGGTGACTTAGCTGAATTAATAGCTATTATTGTAGAATTAGTAAGATGTATTCGTACAGCAAGAGATGGACCTGATGCAAGAAATATCCTTGCCAATTGCAAGGAGTGGCCAGATGTATTAAGAAAATTGGCAACATtattaaatacgtataatCCACCAGATATGCGTAATTTGGCAATCGATCTTCTAAAAGAACTCGTTATGCTTGTTCCTGCAGATGCTATACTTGTTCTAGCGCCATTATTATCTCATTGTCATGCAGCTCTTCAAGAGTCTCATGCAGCTGTTCCACCTGGTCCTTATCTTCCAAGGAGATCTACTCCACCAGGAAAAATGCCTACAAGACCTGCTAGACCAATGGTGCAAATGGCAGTACCACATTCTCAACTTGAAGCATCTAGAGGAGTAGATCCAGAATATGATAGCGCCTTgcttgaattttatttaccaTATCATGAGTTGATCGATGTTATGTGCAGACTTGCAATCAATAATGATTGCATGACAGAAACATTGGTTAACTTAAGTGCTATGTTAGGATTTGAAG GTGTTCCCTTACATTTGGCATTATTTCCAAGATTATGGTTGGATGTCCATGCTGCCACACATATAGATAGAAAGCATATAGCATCTCTCCTTTGTTCTTCCTATACAGTGGATTATGTAGATGCTGTTCTATTAGATGAAAGATCTTCATTAGGAGTACCTGCAATACATGCTTTCTTAAAAACTTTCTTCCCTAAACTCGCCAATCATGTATTAACTGAGCAAACCTGCCTACTTATTGATAACTTAGTTAGTTCTATGACAGCAATGGTGGAAGCGGTTGATATTCAAGCATCTGCTCATAGACTAACTGGTGATTTACGAGCTTTAGCTCTTGTTTATAGTAGCAGTACAAGACTGAAACCACCTACTAGCTTACAATCAGCTTTAGAAACTTTATTATCGCGTACTCGAACGATAAAAGTCAAAGAATCTAATCAACAGGAAATAGAAGCCCCTTCAAAAAAAC ATATTGAAGATAAAAACATTGTAGAACAAAATGATACATCTCCTGATTCTATAGATGAAAAAACTAGTTCACGACATAAGGATAATGCTCAAATGGAAACTATTTCTACCAATGCCGGTTCAATATCTACAAATTTAATTACCACCGTGACATCTAATAGCTGTACAAATCAGTTGCGATGTTCTTTAACTAACATGTCGCGGCTTGAAATGTTGGAGAAGACCATTGTGGATTTACAAATGATCGTGCAATTACAACcgaaaaataattag